In one window of Candidatus Omnitrophota bacterium DNA:
- the hydE gene encoding [FeFe] hydrogenase H-cluster radical SAM maturase HydE, with translation MCYAIPGKVEKIENNTVTVDYFGEKRKAHNELSKIDIGDYIYAQGGFVVSKISPSEAQSILAVWKETFFQLQEVDLKLSRLQFNGTHTDKKLFAILDKASQSRELSRRELLYLLGSKDKHKIELFFKTANFLRQKYHKNSCCVHGIIEISNYCCQGCQYCGISYHNKELKRYRMSKDEILQAAKEAVEVYGFKSLVLQSGEDPGYTIDELADIVKQIKEKFPALIFISFGEIGVEGLEKLYQAGARGLLMRFETSNLKLYQKVHPGMSLENRLLHLRKAYALGYLILTGSLIGLPGQSNEDILNDLFLAKELRAEMYSFGPFIPHPATPFSNHKSVPVEEVIKVLALARIVGDNNAKILVTTALETLSKDAAKSSLLAGANSLMLNVTPLSYRPFYSIYPDRAHQSEDISAQIESTVSLLRSLGRAPTDLEAL, from the coding sequence ATGTGTTATGCCATACCGGGGAAAGTTGAAAAAATAGAGAATAACACGGTCACCGTGGATTATTTTGGCGAGAAAAGGAAAGCCCATAACGAACTGTCCAAAATCGATATCGGCGATTATATCTACGCGCAGGGAGGATTTGTGGTCAGCAAGATTTCTCCCTCTGAGGCCCAAAGTATTCTTGCGGTATGGAAAGAAACGTTTTTCCAATTGCAGGAGGTGGATTTAAAGCTTTCCCGCCTGCAGTTTAACGGTACGCATACGGATAAGAAACTATTTGCAATATTGGATAAGGCCAGCCAGTCAAGAGAGCTCAGCCGCCGGGAGCTGTTGTACCTATTGGGGTCAAAAGACAAGCACAAGATAGAGTTATTTTTTAAAACAGCAAATTTCCTGCGCCAGAAATACCATAAAAATTCCTGCTGCGTCCATGGGATAATTGAGATATCCAATTACTGTTGCCAGGGTTGCCAGTATTGCGGGATATCTTATCATAATAAGGAACTGAAGCGCTATCGCATGAGTAAGGATGAAATTTTACAGGCGGCTAAAGAGGCGGTTGAAGTTTATGGATTTAAATCTTTAGTTTTGCAAAGCGGAGAGGATCCCGGATACACCATTGATGAATTAGCGGATATCGTTAAACAGATCAAGGAAAAATTTCCCGCGCTGATTTTTATAAGTTTTGGCGAGATCGGAGTAGAGGGTTTAGAAAAACTTTATCAGGCCGGAGCCCGCGGCCTGCTGATGCGTTTTGAAACTTCCAACCTTAAGCTTTATCAGAAGGTGCATCCCGGGATGAGCTTAGAGAACCGGCTGCTGCATTTACGCAAGGCCTATGCTCTGGGTTACTTAATCCTTACCGGAAGCTTAATCGGCTTACCCGGGCAGAGCAATGAAGATATTTTAAATGATTTATTTCTGGCTAAAGAGCTGCGCGCGGAGATGTATAGTTTCGGCCCTTTTATCCCGCATCCGGCTACGCCTTTCTCAAATCACAAGTCCGTGCCGGTAGAAGAAGTGATTAAGGTCTTGGCCCTGGCCAGAATTGTAGGCGACAACAATGCCAAGATTCTGGTAACTACCGCTCTGGAAACTTTAAGCAAGGACGCGGCAAAAAGCAGCCTGCTTGCGGGAGCAAATTCGCTGATGCTTAATGTTACCCCGTTATCCTATCGGCCATTTTACTCTATTTATCCGGACAGAGCGCATCAATCCGAGGATATTTCCGCCCAGATTGAATCCACGGTTTCTCTCTTGCGTTCTTTAGGCCGCGCCCCAACCGATCTGGAGGCGCTTTAA
- a CDS encoding hydrogenase maturation protease, which translates to MSKKIAVIGLGNSLRRDDGIGVIILGSLLNHYPRPGIDYLDFGIASFDLIHRLQDYDTVLLIDGINAKLPIGELKIFGLEQASFTNKDSALSSHELNLKDIFRLTSDLEITTKIYVAGIQVADVGFGESLSGTLQEKLQELTEQVDKFIQERLL; encoded by the coding sequence TTGTCTAAAAAAATCGCGGTAATCGGTTTAGGCAACAGTTTAAGGAGAGATGACGGAATAGGGGTAATTATTCTGGGGTCCCTCCTTAATCATTATCCGCGCCCGGGTATCGACTATCTTGATTTTGGCATTGCCAGTTTTGATTTAATCCATCGCCTGCAGGACTATGATACGGTTTTACTTATCGACGGTATCAACGCAAAATTGCCGATAGGGGAGTTAAAGATATTTGGTTTAGAGCAAGCCTCTTTTACAAATAAAGACAGTGCGCTCTCATCCCATGAACTAAATCTTAAGGATATTTTCAGGTTAACCTCCGATTTGGAGATTACAACCAAAATTTATGTTGCCGGCATCCAGGTGGCTGATGTAGGTTTTGGCGAATCTTTAAGCGGTACATTGCAAGAAAAGCTGCAAGAGTTGACCGAACAAGTTGATAAATTTATCCAAGAAAGGCTGCTTTAG
- a CDS encoding Ni/Fe hydrogenase subunit alpha, whose amino-acid sequence MTKSSNKIDSQNLNVDVHYLTRVEGHGNIVVDVKEGKLAKCEFQVIESPRFFESMLVGRSIWEAQHLTSRICGICACGHTLASIKAAEDALGVKPSAEVVMLRKLLLYTEMLDSHILHIYILVAPDLLGVKSIVPLIKTHRPVIEMALRMKRMSDYGAEVLAGRHIHPISYVIGGLTQLPSREGLEKLHTLMLESRKDGEATVKIIKTLKFPQFQRPTQYMSLTSDDEYAMYDGDLMVNGEKSKVRDYRKLFMESVVDYSKAKISKINGKSYAVGSLSRFNNNFNKLHKKAKAVAAELGLKAPCYNPYLNTAAQLVEWVHCLEESITILEKILKDGLKEEGVVVASWPKRSEVGKIKYKPNTGTGCVEVPRGSLFHEYTIDDSAHITAANCVIPTNQNIGNLEDDMRKLVPELLGKKTQEEITLDLEMLARSYDPCISCATHLLDVSFV is encoded by the coding sequence ATGACCAAGAGTTCAAATAAGATAGATTCGCAAAACCTGAATGTTGATGTGCATTATCTGACCAGGGTAGAGGGCCATGGTAATATTGTTGTGGACGTAAAAGAAGGCAAGCTGGCTAAATGCGAGTTTCAGGTAATTGAATCTCCGCGTTTTTTTGAGTCGATGCTTGTCGGCAGGTCGATCTGGGAAGCCCAGCATCTGACCAGCCGTATCTGCGGCATTTGCGCTTGCGGGCATACCCTGGCCAGCATTAAGGCGGCAGAGGATGCCTTGGGCGTAAAACCATCAGCTGAAGTAGTGATGCTCAGGAAGCTGCTGCTATACACCGAGATGCTGGACAGCCATATTTTGCACATCTATATTCTGGTTGCCCCGGATTTATTAGGGGTAAAAAGTATTGTTCCTTTGATCAAAACGCACCGGCCGGTAATTGAGATGGCTTTACGGATGAAGCGGATGAGTGATTATGGCGCAGAGGTGCTTGCCGGCAGGCATATCCATCCGATAAGTTATGTTATCGGCGGGCTTACCCAGCTTCCGTCAAGGGAAGGACTGGAAAAATTGCATACCCTGATGTTAGAATCGCGCAAAGACGGCGAAGCGACGGTAAAGATCATTAAGACGCTTAAATTTCCGCAATTCCAGAGGCCGACTCAATATATGTCCCTGACCTCTGATGATGAATACGCGATGTATGACGGAGATTTAATGGTCAACGGGGAAAAGAGCAAAGTGCGGGATTACCGTAAACTTTTTATGGAATCCGTGGTCGATTATTCCAAGGCTAAAATTTCCAAGATCAACGGCAAGTCTTATGCCGTGGGATCCCTGTCGCGTTTTAACAATAATTTCAATAAGCTGCACAAAAAAGCCAAGGCAGTAGCCGCCGAATTAGGGCTAAAGGCTCCCTGCTATAACCCTTACCTTAATACTGCCGCTCAGCTTGTGGAATGGGTGCACTGCCTGGAAGAATCGATTACTATACTGGAGAAGATTTTAAAAGACGGATTAAAGGAGGAGGGGGTGGTGGTTGCCTCCTGGCCAAAGAGAAGTGAAGTTGGCAAGATCAAATATAAACCCAATACCGGCACAGGATGCGTTGAAGTACCCCGGGGTTCTTTATTCCATGAATATACAATTGATGATTCCGCGCATATTACGGCTGCCAACTGCGTGATTCCTACCAATCAGAATATAGGTAATTTAGAGGATGATATGCGCAAACTTGTCCCGGAGTTGTTGGGTAAGAAAACTCAAGAAGAGATTACCCTTGATCTTGAGATGTTGGCCCGTTCCTATGACCCCTGCATATCCTGCGCCACGCATTTGCTGGACGTAAGCTTTGTCTAA